A window of the Vigna angularis cultivar LongXiaoDou No.4 chromosome 3, ASM1680809v1, whole genome shotgun sequence genome harbors these coding sequences:
- the LOC108325041 gene encoding fructose-1,6-bisphosphatase, cytosolic isoform X1, translating into MDHSADAQRTDLMTITRFVLNEQSKQPEARGDFTILLSHIVLGCKFVCSAVNKAGLAKLIGLAGETNVQGEEQKKLDVLSNDVFVKALVSSGRTCILVSEEDEEATFVEPSKRGKYIVVFDPLDGSSNIDCGVSIGTIFGIYLVKENREPTIEDVLQPGKNMLAAGYCMYGSSCTFVLSTGSGVNGFTLDPSLGEFILTHPDIKVPKKGKIYSVNEGNAKNWDGPTTKYVENCKFPKDGSSPKSLRYVGSMVADVHRTFLYGGIFLYPADKKSPNGKLRVLYEVFPMSFLMEQAGGQAFTGKQRALDLVPTKLHERSPIFLGSYEDVEEIKALYAADQKLE; encoded by the exons ATGGATCACAGTGCAGATGCTCAACGCACAGACTTGATGACCATAACCCGTTTCGTGCTCAACGAACAGTCGAAGCAACCTGAGGCTCGTGGCGATTTCACAATCTTGCTCAGTCACATTGTTCTTGGCTGCAAGTTCGTTTGTTCTGCTGTTAACAAG GCGGGTCTTGCTAAGCTTATTGGGCTTGCTGGAGAGACAAATGTCCAG GGTGAGGAGCAAAAGAAACTGGACGTCCTTTCCAATGATGTCTTTGTCAAGGCTCTGGTCAGCAGTGGACGAACA TGCATCTTGGTGTCTGAAGAAGATGAGGAAGCAACATTTGTGGAGCCTTCTAAGCGTGGAAA GTACATAGTTGTTTTTGATCCGCTGGATGGTTCCTCTAACATCGATTGTGGTGTTTCTATTGGCACA ATTTTTGGGATTTATTTGGTGAAAGAAAACCGTGAACCAACCATAGAAGATGTTTTGCAACCAGGGAAGAACATGTTGGCTGCTGGTTATTGTATGTATGGAAGCTCTTGCACG TTTGTGCTAAGCACCGGAAGTGGTGTGAATGGTTTCACCCTTGATCCATCTCTTGGAGAGTTCATTCTTACTCACCCTGACATCAAG GTCCCGAAGAAAGGAAAGATATATTCAGTGAATGAAGGAAATGCTAAAAATTGGGATGGTCCTACTACCAA GTATGTGGAAAACTGCAAGTTTCCAAAAGACGGTTCATCACCAAAGTCCTTAAGATATGTTggaag CATGGTAGCTGATGTTCACCGCACATTTCTTTATGGAGGTATCTTTCTGTACCCGGCTGATAAAAAGAGTCCAAATGGGAAACTTCG TGTTCTCTACGAAGTCTTCCCAATGTCATTCTTGATGGAGCAGGCAGGAGGGCAGGCTTTCACTGGCAAGCAAAGG GCACTTGATTTGGTTCCAACAAAGTTGCACGAGAGATCTCCCATATTCCTTGGTAGCTATGAGGATGTAGAGGAAATCAAAGCCCTTTATGCTGCTGATCAAAAATTGGAATGA
- the LOC108325041 gene encoding fructose-1,6-bisphosphatase, cytosolic isoform X2, whose product MGEEQKKLDVLSNDVFVKALVSSGRTCILVSEEDEEATFVEPSKRGKYIVVFDPLDGSSNIDCGVSIGTIFGIYLVKENREPTIEDVLQPGKNMLAAGYCMYGSSCTFVLSTGSGVNGFTLDPSLGEFILTHPDIKVPKKGKIYSVNEGNAKNWDGPTTKYVENCKFPKDGSSPKSLRYVGSMVADVHRTFLYGGIFLYPADKKSPNGKLRVLYEVFPMSFLMEQAGGQAFTGKQRALDLVPTKLHERSPIFLGSYEDVEEIKALYAADQKLE is encoded by the exons ATG GGTGAGGAGCAAAAGAAACTGGACGTCCTTTCCAATGATGTCTTTGTCAAGGCTCTGGTCAGCAGTGGACGAACA TGCATCTTGGTGTCTGAAGAAGATGAGGAAGCAACATTTGTGGAGCCTTCTAAGCGTGGAAA GTACATAGTTGTTTTTGATCCGCTGGATGGTTCCTCTAACATCGATTGTGGTGTTTCTATTGGCACA ATTTTTGGGATTTATTTGGTGAAAGAAAACCGTGAACCAACCATAGAAGATGTTTTGCAACCAGGGAAGAACATGTTGGCTGCTGGTTATTGTATGTATGGAAGCTCTTGCACG TTTGTGCTAAGCACCGGAAGTGGTGTGAATGGTTTCACCCTTGATCCATCTCTTGGAGAGTTCATTCTTACTCACCCTGACATCAAG GTCCCGAAGAAAGGAAAGATATATTCAGTGAATGAAGGAAATGCTAAAAATTGGGATGGTCCTACTACCAA GTATGTGGAAAACTGCAAGTTTCCAAAAGACGGTTCATCACCAAAGTCCTTAAGATATGTTggaag CATGGTAGCTGATGTTCACCGCACATTTCTTTATGGAGGTATCTTTCTGTACCCGGCTGATAAAAAGAGTCCAAATGGGAAACTTCG TGTTCTCTACGAAGTCTTCCCAATGTCATTCTTGATGGAGCAGGCAGGAGGGCAGGCTTTCACTGGCAAGCAAAGG GCACTTGATTTGGTTCCAACAAAGTTGCACGAGAGATCTCCCATATTCCTTGGTAGCTATGAGGATGTAGAGGAAATCAAAGCCCTTTATGCTGCTGATCAAAAATTGGAATGA